One Megasphaera elsdenii DSM 20460 genomic window carries:
- a CDS encoding ABC transporter ATP-binding protein produces MKHVIELKDIKKIYHIGGEDFAALAGITLNIEEGEFAALMGPSGSGKSTLMNILGCLDRPTSGSYKLGGKEVAHLGDDELAVVRNQHIGFVFQNFNLLSRISALDNVALPLVYAGVGRRERTERAMEKLKSVGLETWAHHKPNELSGGQRQRVAIARALVNNPHIIMADEPTGNLDTKSTKDIMRLFEALHEEHKTIILVTHEPEIAACANRQLLLSDGRITKDAGKGVVMDVI; encoded by the coding sequence ATGAAGCATGTCATCGAATTGAAAGATATCAAAAAAATCTACCACATCGGCGGTGAAGACTTCGCCGCTCTGGCCGGCATTACCTTAAACATCGAAGAAGGCGAATTTGCCGCTCTCATGGGGCCATCGGGCTCAGGAAAATCGACGCTCATGAACATCCTGGGCTGCCTGGACCGGCCGACGTCGGGTTCGTATAAGCTCGGCGGCAAGGAAGTCGCCCACCTCGGCGACGATGAACTGGCCGTCGTCCGCAACCAGCACATTGGCTTCGTCTTCCAGAACTTCAACCTCTTGTCCCGCATCTCCGCCCTGGACAATGTCGCCCTGCCCCTGGTCTACGCCGGTGTCGGCCGCAGGGAACGGACGGAACGGGCCATGGAAAAGCTGAAATCCGTCGGCCTGGAAACGTGGGCCCACCACAAGCCCAACGAACTGTCCGGCGGCCAGCGCCAGCGCGTCGCCATCGCCCGGGCCCTGGTCAATAACCCGCATATCATCATGGCCGACGAACCGACGGGCAACTTGGATACGAAATCGACGAAAGACATCATGCGCCTTTTCGAAGCGCTCCACGAAGAGCACAAGACGATCATCCTGGTCACGCATGAACCGGAAATCGCCGCCTGTGCCAACCGCCAGCTCCTGCTCTCAGACGGCAGGATCACAAAAGACGCCGGAAAGGGGGTCGTCATGGATGTTATTTAG
- a CDS encoding efflux RND transporter periplasmic adaptor subunit, protein MQIDKRLKIVIAAVIVAACAFGGYKYYESQQAAKQSKAIETADVVRKDLRSTVSATGTISPVDSVEVSPKITARISQVLVKENDRVTAGQTVAVLDGKDYEAKRDQAQYKVTNTKVEYDRAQQLYDLGAGTKQALDTAKFNYDTAVSTLTEAESDVAETVITAPMDGVVVGEPKTVGTMAVQGNSNPTVIMRIADTSTKQILAKVDETDIGKIQVGQDATFTVDAFTDRTFTAHVSKIAKTDTGNTWDTNGSSSTSSSSSSSASVIYYYVTLDVDDPDDVLKLGMTARVDITTSQKDDALVVPIAALKTNDSGSYVIRVDANGQTEQVPVTTGIYSDEYVEILSGLTQGDKVSIAYTASSKSSSSSNSNRRQGPPPM, encoded by the coding sequence ATGCAAATTGACAAGCGCCTGAAAATCGTCATTGCCGCTGTCATCGTGGCGGCCTGTGCCTTTGGCGGCTATAAATACTATGAATCCCAGCAAGCCGCAAAACAATCCAAGGCCATCGAAACAGCCGATGTCGTCCGCAAAGACCTGCGTTCGACCGTTTCCGCCACAGGGACCATCAGCCCTGTCGATTCCGTCGAAGTCTCGCCGAAGATCACGGCCCGCATCAGCCAGGTCCTGGTCAAAGAAAATGACCGGGTCACAGCCGGCCAGACCGTAGCAGTCCTCGACGGCAAAGATTATGAAGCCAAACGCGACCAGGCCCAGTATAAGGTCACAAACACCAAAGTCGAATACGACCGGGCCCAGCAGCTCTATGACCTCGGTGCCGGCACCAAACAGGCCCTGGATACGGCGAAATTCAACTATGACACTGCCGTCAGTACTTTGACGGAAGCCGAATCGGACGTTGCCGAAACGGTCATCACGGCGCCCATGGACGGCGTCGTCGTCGGCGAACCGAAGACTGTCGGCACCATGGCCGTCCAGGGTAACAGCAACCCGACGGTCATCATGCGCATTGCCGACACGTCGACGAAGCAGATTCTGGCCAAAGTCGATGAAACGGATATCGGCAAGATCCAAGTCGGCCAAGATGCGACCTTCACTGTTGACGCCTTTACAGACCGGACTTTCACGGCCCACGTCTCGAAAATCGCCAAAACCGATACGGGCAATACGTGGGATACGAACGGCTCCAGTTCGACGTCCAGCTCGTCGAGTTCGTCGGCCAGCGTCATCTACTACTACGTCACCCTCGACGTCGACGACCCGGATGACGTCCTGAAACTGGGCATGACGGCCCGCGTCGACATTACGACCTCGCAAAAAGATGACGCCCTCGTCGTACCCATCGCCGCCTTGAAGACCAACGACTCCGGCTCTTACGTCATCCGCGTCGATGCCAATGGCCAGACGGAACAAGTACCGGTCACGACGGGCATCTACAGCGATGAATACGTGGAAATCCTTTCGGGCCTGACCCAGGGCGACAAGGTTTCCATCGCCTATACGGCCTCCAGCAAGTCGTCGTCCTCGTCGAACAGCAATAGACGCCAGGGCCCGCCGCCCATGTAA
- the cytX gene encoding putative hydroxymethylpyrimidine transporter CytX, which produces MNERKTSVFSNGLLWFGAGISIAEILTGMLLAPLGFAKAFAAIILGHLIGGVVMYLAGLIGGRTGGSAMETVRISFGTQGAKLFAGLNVIQLVGWTAVMVASAALAANTIAAIGVSWWSLIIGAFIAVWIVMGLKNLSKINVVVMAALFILTIVLSLVVFKGGAPQVPAGDLTFGGAVELAVAMPLSWLPIISDYTRTAEKPGLATAASCSAYFIASSWMFLIGMGAALFTGQDDIAAIMVQAGLGVAGILVVLLSTVTTTFLDAFSAGVSCQSLVPKVSDKILALIATVLGVLLAIFAAPDQFQDFLYLIGSVFAPMTAILLSDFFILKQDHTADSVNWLNLVLWVLGVALYRFLLNVDTPVGITVPVVVILMAVSALVHKVLNKA; this is translated from the coding sequence ATGAATGAACGTAAGACGTCTGTCTTTTCCAACGGCCTGTTATGGTTCGGCGCCGGCATTTCCATCGCCGAAATCCTGACGGGTATGCTCCTGGCGCCGCTGGGCTTTGCCAAAGCCTTTGCGGCTATCATCCTGGGCCATCTCATCGGCGGTGTCGTCATGTACCTGGCCGGCCTCATCGGAGGCCGGACGGGCGGCAGTGCCATGGAAACGGTCCGCATTTCCTTCGGGACCCAGGGGGCCAAGCTCTTTGCCGGCCTGAATGTCATCCAGCTCGTCGGCTGGACGGCGGTCATGGTCGCCAGTGCCGCTTTGGCTGCCAATACCATCGCCGCCATCGGCGTGTCCTGGTGGAGCCTCATCATCGGCGCCTTCATCGCCGTGTGGATCGTCATGGGACTGAAGAACCTCAGCAAGATCAACGTCGTCGTCATGGCGGCCCTGTTCATCTTGACGATTGTCCTCAGCCTGGTCGTCTTCAAAGGCGGGGCGCCGCAGGTACCGGCTGGCGACCTCACCTTTGGCGGCGCCGTCGAACTGGCTGTCGCCATGCCGCTGTCATGGCTGCCCATTATTTCGGACTATACGCGGACGGCTGAAAAGCCGGGCCTGGCTACGGCGGCCAGCTGCAGTGCCTATTTCATCGCCAGCTCGTGGATGTTCCTCATCGGCATGGGCGCGGCCCTGTTCACCGGCCAGGATGACATTGCGGCCATCATGGTCCAGGCCGGCCTGGGCGTCGCCGGGATCCTCGTCGTCCTCTTGTCGACGGTCACGACGACCTTCCTCGATGCCTTTTCGGCCGGCGTCAGCTGCCAGAGCCTGGTCCCGAAGGTATCGGATAAGATTTTAGCGCTTATCGCGACGGTCCTGGGCGTCCTGCTGGCCATCTTCGCCGCACCGGACCAGTTCCAGGATTTCCTCTACCTCATCGGTTCCGTCTTTGCGCCGATGACGGCCATCCTCTTGTCGGACTTCTTCATCCTCAAGCAGGACCATACAGCAGACAGCGTCAACTGGCTCAACCTCGTCCTCTGGGTTTTGGGCGTCGCCCTGTACCGCTTCCTGCTCAATGTCGATACGCCCGTGGGCATCACCGTCCCTGTCGTCGTCATCCTGATGGCCGTCAGCGCTTTGGTCCATAAGGTATTGAATAAAGCGTAG
- a CDS encoding ABC transporter permease — MLFSESVQIAITALLSNKLRSILTMLGIIIGVGAVIAMISIGMGVKQNVTNSIASLGSNMLIVSPGSTNHGGVRSAAGSSQKLKYDDAVAIKNKIKNIDYVSPTVNSSYQIVNGNQNWNTSVYGVTPEYLHIRSLVVQSGSFITQSDLNSRNRVAVIGPTVAANLFDEVNPVGKNIRINNQPYKIIGVLESKGQSSMGQDQDDIVIVPLTTAQERLMGITYVRSINIQVSSADKIEQVQAEVETLLRQRHHIRSGSEDDFTVRNLTSLMETMTSTTTMLTLFLGSIAAISLIVGGIGIMNIMMVSVTERTREIGIRKALGATFQNIMMQFLIESVVIGVIGGLLGIACGVGIALAIAKSGLFQTVITAAPIIISFSFSVGIGLFFGIYPARKAAKLDPIEALRYE; from the coding sequence ATGTTATTTAGTGAAAGCGTGCAGATTGCCATTACGGCCCTGCTGTCCAATAAACTGCGCTCCATCCTGACCATGCTGGGCATCATCATCGGCGTCGGCGCCGTCATCGCCATGATTTCCATCGGCATGGGCGTCAAGCAGAACGTCACCAACTCCATCGCCAGCCTGGGCAGCAATATGCTCATCGTTTCGCCAGGCTCGACCAATCACGGCGGCGTCCGTTCGGCAGCCGGTTCGAGCCAGAAATTGAAATACGACGACGCCGTAGCCATCAAGAATAAAATAAAGAACATCGACTACGTATCGCCGACAGTCAACAGTTCCTACCAGATTGTCAACGGCAACCAGAACTGGAATACGTCGGTCTACGGCGTCACGCCAGAATACCTGCACATCCGGTCCCTCGTCGTCCAGTCGGGATCCTTCATCACCCAGAGCGACCTCAACTCGCGCAACCGCGTCGCCGTCATCGGCCCGACGGTCGCCGCCAACCTCTTCGACGAAGTCAATCCCGTTGGCAAGAACATCCGCATCAACAACCAGCCCTATAAGATCATCGGCGTCCTGGAAAGCAAAGGCCAGTCCTCCATGGGCCAGGACCAGGACGACATCGTCATCGTCCCCTTGACGACGGCCCAGGAACGCCTCATGGGCATCACCTACGTCCGCTCCATCAACATCCAGGTCTCCAGCGCCGATAAAATCGAACAGGTCCAGGCCGAAGTCGAAACGCTCCTGCGCCAGCGCCACCATATCCGCAGCGGCAGCGAAGATGACTTCACCGTCCGTAACCTGACGAGCCTCATGGAAACCATGACCAGCACGACGACCATGCTGACCCTCTTCCTGGGCAGTATCGCCGCCATTTCGCTCATCGTCGGCGGCATCGGCATCATGAACATCATGATGGTCTCCGTCACTGAACGGACGCGGGAAATCGGCATCCGGAAAGCCCTGGGCGCAACTTTTCAGAACATTATGATGCAGTTTCTCATCGAATCTGTCGTCATCGGCGTCATCGGCGGCCTCCTGGGCATCGCCTGCGGCGTCGGCATCGCCCTGGCTATCGCCAAGTCCGGCCTGTTCCAGACGGTCATCACGGCGGCGCCGATCATCATCTCTTTCAGTTTCTCCGTAGGCATCGGCCTCTTCTTCGGCATCTACCCAGCCCGGAAAGCAGCCAAGCTCGACCCCATCGAAGCCTTGCGGTATGAATAA
- a CDS encoding CoA transferase subunit A produces MLSKVFSLQDILEHIHDGQTIMFGDWHGQFAADEIIDGMLEKGVKDIKAIAVSAGYPGQGVGKLIVAHRVSSIVTTHIGLNPEALKQMLAGELAVEFVPQGTWAERVRCGGAGLGGVLTPTGVGTSVEEGKQKLVIDGKEYLLELPLHADVALVKATKADTAGNLYFRMNSRATNSTIAYAADFVAAEVEEIVPVGQLLPEEIAIPAPVVDMVYERQGEKRFICPMWKKARARAEAKARERQERG; encoded by the coding sequence GTGTTATCGAAGGTATTTTCTCTCCAAGATATCCTGGAGCATATCCATGACGGACAGACCATCATGTTCGGTGACTGGCATGGCCAATTCGCGGCTGATGAAATCATCGACGGCATGCTGGAAAAAGGCGTCAAGGATATCAAAGCCATCGCCGTATCGGCCGGCTATCCCGGCCAGGGCGTAGGCAAGCTGATCGTGGCTCATCGCGTGTCGTCCATCGTTACGACGCATATCGGCCTCAATCCGGAAGCGCTGAAACAGATGCTGGCCGGTGAACTGGCCGTCGAATTCGTCCCCCAGGGGACCTGGGCCGAACGCGTGCGCTGCGGCGGTGCCGGCCTGGGCGGCGTCCTGACGCCGACCGGTGTCGGTACGAGTGTCGAAGAAGGGAAACAGAAGCTGGTCATCGATGGGAAGGAATATCTCCTGGAATTACCGCTCCATGCCGACGTAGCCCTGGTCAAGGCGACCAAAGCCGATACGGCAGGGAACCTCTATTTCCGCATGAATTCGCGGGCGACGAACAGTACCATCGCTTATGCGGCTGATTTCGTCGCCGCCGAAGTCGAAGAAATCGTCCCCGTCGGCCAGCTCTTGCCGGAAGAAATCGCCATCCCGGCTCCTGTCGTCGACATGGTCTATGAACGGCAGGGCGAAAAACGGTTTATCTGCCCGATGTGGAAAAAGGCCAGGGCCCGTGCCGAAGCCAAGGCGCGGGAACGGCAGGAAAGGGGATGA
- a CDS encoding CoA transferase subunit B, translating into MVERKGRALIAWRCAQFFKNGDFVNLGIGLPLMCVNYLPEGVSLWLEAEIGTVGSGPSPDWNHVDIDVIDAGGQPASVITGGSVYDHETSFAFIRGGHIDATVLGTLQVDQEGNIANWTIPGKFVPGMGGAMDLCAGVKKIIVATDHCEKSGHSKILKKCTLPLTGARCVTDIVTERCYFEVTPQGLVLRELAPGYTVEDIRACTEADFIVPETIAVMGE; encoded by the coding sequence ATGGTTGAACGGAAAGGAAGAGCTTTGATTGCCTGGCGTTGTGCCCAATTCTTCAAAAATGGGGACTTCGTCAACTTAGGGATCGGCCTGCCCCTGATGTGCGTCAACTATCTGCCCGAAGGCGTATCCCTCTGGCTGGAAGCTGAAATCGGCACCGTTGGCAGCGGCCCGTCGCCGGACTGGAATCATGTCGATATCGACGTCATCGATGCTGGCGGCCAGCCGGCTTCGGTCATTACCGGCGGCAGTGTCTACGACCACGAAACGTCCTTCGCTTTCATCCGCGGTGGCCATATTGACGCGACTGTCTTGGGGACGCTGCAAGTCGACCAGGAAGGGAATATCGCCAACTGGACCATCCCCGGGAAATTCGTGCCCGGTATGGGCGGGGCCATGGACCTCTGTGCCGGTGTCAAGAAGATCATCGTCGCCACGGACCATTGCGAAAAGAGCGGCCATTCCAAGATACTGAAGAAATGCACGCTGCCCCTGACGGGAGCCCGTTGCGTGACCGACATCGTAACCGAACGCTGCTACTTTGAAGTCACGCCGCAAGGCCTGGTCCTGCGGGAACTGGCCCCGGGCTATACCGTAGAAGATATCCGGGCCTGCACCGAAGCGGACTTCATCGTCCCCGAAACCATCGCCGTCATGGGCGAGTGA
- a CDS encoding flavodoxin: protein MDYQGKKCLIAYFSHAGMNYVSGKIVDLPVGNTERAAQMLRLFTGGDLFHIRTASVYPNDYQEVVKIAKKEKADNARPVLERDIDSIDDYDVIFLGYPNWCGTMPMALWTFLENHDFTDKTIYPFCTHEGSGVGHSLEDIHALCPTAKLGKSLALLGTTIEDAEDDIRRWLRD from the coding sequence ATGGATTATCAAGGTAAGAAATGCCTCATTGCATATTTTTCACACGCCGGCATGAACTATGTCAGCGGTAAGATCGTCGACCTGCCCGTGGGCAATACGGAACGGGCGGCACAGATGCTGCGCCTGTTCACGGGCGGCGACCTCTTCCACATCCGCACGGCTTCGGTCTATCCCAATGACTATCAGGAAGTCGTCAAGATCGCCAAGAAAGAAAAGGCCGACAACGCCCGGCCGGTCCTGGAAAGGGATATCGACAGCATCGATGATTACGACGTCATCTTCCTGGGCTATCCCAACTGGTGCGGCACCATGCCCATGGCTTTGTGGACGTTCCTGGAAAACCACGACTTCACGGATAAGACGATTTATCCTTTCTGCACCCATGAAGGCAGCGGCGTCGGCCACAGTCTGGAAGACATCCATGCCCTCTGCCCGACGGCCAAACTCGGCAAGAGCCTGGCCCTCCTGGGTACGACCATCGAAGATGCCGAAGACGACATCCGCCGCTGGCTGAGAGATTAG
- a CDS encoding enoyl-CoA hydratase/isomerase family protein, which produces MKLNKLHYTVEDGIAVVQLDYPTNLNAIDEEMADELLYVVQAAEADESVKVVVFKGLPRAFSAGGDIGYFYQLIKAGGDVNMDGLIGKVGKVTDGLKKMSKMVIASVSGAAAGAGASLALTADFIICSENAKFIMAFVNLGLVPDTGGSYLLVKQLGPKRAMDICATGRPVSAQEAKDLGIVYRIVPNDALDEETMKFAKKLAAGPIISYKNIKRQIYAAAFAEYQHYLENIEVPCQRECARTQDFAEGVCAFMEKRRPHFTGQ; this is translated from the coding sequence ATGAAACTCAACAAGTTACATTATACCGTTGAAGATGGCATCGCTGTCGTTCAGCTCGATTATCCGACGAACCTCAATGCCATCGATGAAGAAATGGCCGATGAACTCCTTTATGTCGTCCAAGCGGCTGAAGCGGATGAATCGGTAAAGGTCGTCGTCTTCAAAGGGCTGCCCCGTGCTTTTTCGGCCGGCGGCGATATCGGCTACTTCTACCAGCTCATCAAGGCCGGCGGCGATGTCAATATGGACGGCCTTATCGGCAAGGTCGGCAAGGTCACGGATGGCCTGAAGAAGATGAGCAAGATGGTCATCGCCTCGGTCAGCGGGGCTGCGGCCGGTGCCGGTGCCAGTTTGGCCCTGACAGCGGATTTCATCATTTGCAGTGAAAACGCCAAGTTCATCATGGCCTTCGTCAATCTGGGCCTGGTCCCCGATACGGGCGGTTCCTATCTCCTGGTCAAACAGCTGGGGCCGAAACGGGCCATGGACATCTGCGCTACCGGACGCCCTGTGAGCGCACAGGAAGCCAAGGATCTGGGCATTGTCTACCGCATTGTGCCCAACGATGCCCTCGATGAAGAAACGATGAAATTTGCCAAGAAACTGGCTGCCGGACCGATTATTTCCTATAAGAACATCAAGCGCCAGATTTATGCCGCTGCTTTTGCTGAATATCAGCACTACCTGGAAAACATCGAAGTCCCGTGCCAGCGTGAATGTGCCCGGACCCAGGACTTTGCCGAAGGCGTCTGCGCGTTCATGGAAAAACGGCGTCCCCATTTTACCGGCCAGTAA
- a CDS encoding transglycosylase domain-containing protein, protein MYTPRRRAKKAKKAGPLRRIRLFIALCLVVFAGLGFGYIFAAYQSLPAVGNNMRPAVSSQVFDSHGRLITTLHSDQNRLPIDINKVPQNLQNAFIAAEDNRFYEHIGIDPIGIFRAIFANLTNRGIAQGGSTITQQLAKNAFLSQEQTLKRKIQEAMLALEIEHKYSKKEILEMYMNQIYFGQGAYGIQTAAKTYFNKDVNELSLTQCAMLAGLPKSPNYYSPFNNLNEAKKRKNVVLDQMVKYGYVSAAEAEDAKNQDLGLSKSHQAKEADEYASFIDYVSQQVAKKYGDDALYKEGLKIYTTMDVDKQHAAVRAMRNLPNNYTDENGLTQPQAALVSIDPKTGHILAMVGGRGQDSFNRASMAVRQPGSAFKPFVYLTALQHDMTPDTTMKDQPVTYGGWSPKNAGGSYSGAMSLSDALAHSVNTIAVQLADEVGTKNIIANAKKMGITTLDAKDDNLAMALGGLTRGVTPLEMASAYGTFANKGVHVKPTAIVKILDRNGNVLEDSSTLEKEETKTRVMSEREAYEMTTMLEGVIDHGTGRAAAIGRPAAGKTGTTDDNKDAWFVGYTPDIVTAVWIGDDTGAHSLGDIYGGTVPAEIWRDYMSSATSDESGGDFSAPSGMERRKETASSNKSSSRSDDREEPKKKSATSEKPTTKEKSKQQTQQPAKQQADRNNKE, encoded by the coding sequence ATGTATACACCCAGACGCAGAGCAAAAAAAGCCAAAAAAGCCGGTCCCCTTCGCCGCATCCGCCTTTTCATCGCCTTATGCCTTGTCGTTTTCGCAGGCCTAGGCTTTGGCTATATTTTTGCAGCCTATCAAAGTTTGCCTGCCGTAGGCAATAACATGCGGCCTGCCGTTTCATCGCAGGTCTTCGATTCCCACGGCCGGCTGATTACGACCCTTCATTCCGACCAGAACCGCTTGCCCATCGACATCAATAAAGTGCCGCAGAACCTGCAGAACGCCTTCATCGCTGCCGAAGACAACCGCTTCTATGAACACATCGGCATCGACCCCATCGGCATCTTCCGCGCCATCTTTGCCAACCTGACAAACCGCGGCATCGCCCAGGGCGGCAGTACCATCACCCAGCAGCTGGCCAAGAATGCCTTCTTGTCCCAGGAACAGACATTGAAGCGTAAGATACAGGAAGCCATGCTGGCCCTGGAAATCGAACACAAATACAGTAAAAAAGAAATCCTGGAAATGTACATGAACCAGATCTACTTCGGCCAGGGCGCCTATGGCATCCAGACAGCGGCTAAGACGTATTTCAATAAAGACGTCAACGAACTGAGCCTGACGCAGTGTGCCATGCTGGCCGGCCTGCCCAAGAGCCCGAACTACTACTCGCCGTTCAACAACCTGAACGAAGCCAAGAAGCGCAAGAACGTCGTCCTCGACCAGATGGTCAAATACGGCTACGTATCGGCAGCAGAAGCGGAAGACGCCAAGAACCAGGACCTGGGCCTCTCCAAGAGCCACCAGGCGAAAGAAGCCGACGAATACGCTTCCTTCATCGACTACGTCTCCCAGCAGGTCGCCAAGAAATACGGCGACGATGCCCTCTATAAAGAAGGCCTCAAGATCTACACGACCATGGACGTCGACAAACAACACGCCGCCGTCCGGGCCATGCGCAACCTGCCCAACAACTATACCGACGAAAACGGCCTGACCCAGCCGCAGGCGGCTCTCGTCTCCATCGACCCCAAGACGGGCCATATCCTGGCCATGGTCGGCGGCCGCGGACAGGACAGCTTCAACCGCGCCAGCATGGCCGTCCGCCAGCCGGGTTCGGCCTTCAAGCCCTTCGTCTACCTGACGGCACTGCAGCACGACATGACGCCGGATACGACCATGAAAGACCAGCCCGTCACCTACGGCGGCTGGAGTCCGAAGAACGCCGGCGGCTCCTACAGCGGCGCTATGAGCCTCAGCGATGCCCTGGCCCACTCGGTCAACACCATCGCCGTCCAGCTGGCTGACGAAGTCGGCACCAAGAACATCATCGCCAACGCCAAGAAGATGGGCATCACCACCCTCGACGCCAAAGACGACAACCTGGCCATGGCCCTGGGCGGCCTGACCCGGGGCGTCACGCCTCTGGAAATGGCCAGTGCCTACGGCACCTTCGCCAATAAAGGCGTCCACGTCAAACCGACGGCCATCGTCAAGATCCTCGACCGCAACGGCAACGTCCTGGAAGATTCGTCGACGTTAGAAAAAGAAGAAACGAAGACCCGCGTCATGTCCGAACGGGAAGCCTATGAAATGACGACCATGCTCGAAGGCGTCATCGACCACGGCACAGGGCGGGCTGCCGCCATCGGCCGTCCGGCAGCCGGCAAGACCGGGACGACGGACGACAACAAAGACGCCTGGTTCGTCGGCTACACGCCGGATATCGTCACGGCCGTCTGGATCGGCGACGATACAGGAGCCCACAGCTTAGGCGACATCTACGGTGGCACGGTCCCGGCCGAAATCTGGCGCGACTACATGTCGTCGGCCACGTCCGATGAATCGGGTGGCGACTTCTCCGCTCCGTCCGGCATGGAACGCCGCAAAGAGACGGCATCATCCAATAAGAGCTCGTCCCGCAGCGATGACCGGGAAGAACCAAAGAAAAAATCGGCAACGTCAGAAAAACCGACGACCAAAGAAAAATCCAAACAACAGACCCAGCAGCCGGCCAAACAACAAGCCGACCGCAATAATAAGGAATAA
- a CDS encoding LL-diaminopimelate aminotransferase, whose protein sequence is MAHVNENYLKLPGNYLFATIAKKVEAYSKAHPEANIIRLGIGDVTRPLAPAIIDAMHKAVDEMGKAETFRGYGPEQGYDFLRQAIIDGDYKTRGIDLDLDEVFVGDGAKTDVACIQEIFGDDLKFAVADPVYPVYLDSNVMFGHTGEWNAEKGIYDGVVYLPCTPENGFKAEPPKEKVDIVYLCNPSNPTGTAMSKEELTNWVKAAKENNFIIIYDSAYETYITEPDVPHSIFEIEGAKEVAIELRSYSKCAGFTGTRCSYVVVPHACVAYKKDGTAVELNPLWNRRQCTFFNGTPYIVQRAAEAYYSPEGQKQCLADVEYYMENAHIIRDGLTEAGFTVYGATNSPYAWVQTPNGMKSWDFFDLLLEKAHVVTTPGSGFGPHGEGYLRLTAFGTKENTVEAVKRIADLKLFK, encoded by the coding sequence ATGGCTCATGTAAATGAAAACTACTTAAAACTCCCCGGCAACTATCTTTTTGCAACCATTGCAAAAAAAGTTGAAGCTTATTCCAAAGCACATCCGGAAGCGAATATCATCCGCCTCGGCATCGGCGACGTCACCCGTCCCCTGGCCCCGGCTATCATCGACGCCATGCACAAGGCCGTCGACGAAATGGGCAAAGCCGAAACCTTCCGCGGCTACGGTCCGGAACAGGGCTATGACTTCCTCCGTCAGGCTATCATCGACGGCGACTACAAGACGCGCGGCATCGACCTCGATCTGGACGAAGTCTTCGTCGGCGATGGCGCCAAGACCGATGTCGCCTGCATCCAGGAAATCTTCGGCGACGACCTGAAATTCGCCGTAGCCGACCCGGTATACCCGGTTTACCTCGACTCCAACGTCATGTTCGGCCATACCGGCGAATGGAACGCTGAAAAAGGCATCTACGACGGCGTCGTCTATCTCCCATGCACTCCGGAAAACGGCTTCAAAGCCGAACCGCCGAAGGAAAAAGTCGACATCGTCTACCTCTGCAACCCGTCCAACCCGACCGGCACGGCCATGAGCAAGGAAGAATTGACCAACTGGGTCAAAGCCGCCAAAGAAAACAACTTCATCATCATCTACGATTCGGCTTATGAAACGTACATCACCGAACCGGACGTTCCCCACAGCATCTTTGAAATCGAAGGCGCTAAAGAAGTAGCCATCGAACTCCGCTCCTACTCCAAGTGCGCCGGCTTCACGGGTACGCGCTGCTCCTATGTCGTCGTCCCCCATGCCTGCGTCGCTTACAAGAAAGACGGCACGGCTGTCGAACTCAATCCCTTGTGGAACCGCCGTCAGTGCACCTTCTTCAACGGCACGCCGTACATCGTCCAGCGCGCAGCTGAAGCTTACTACAGCCCGGAAGGCCAGAAACAGTGCCTGGCTGACGTCGAATACTACATGGAAAACGCCCACATCATCCGCGACGGCCTGACCGAAGCCGGCTTCACCGTCTACGGCGCTACCAACTCGCCGTACGCCTGGGTACAGACGCCGAACGGCATGAAGAGCTGGGATTTCTTCGACCTGCTCCTGGAAAAAGCCCACGTCGTCACGACACCGGGTTCGGGCTTTGGCCCCCACGGCGAAGGCTATCTCCGCCTGACCGCTTTCGGCACCAAAGAAAACACCGTCGAAGCTGTCAAACGCATTGCTGATTTAAAATTATTCAAATAA